One window of Planktothrix serta PCC 8927 genomic DNA carries:
- a CDS encoding peptidylprolyl isomerase: protein MANSPQLNGKATVVMTVNGSPITIEIDGTNAPITAGNFVDLVNKGVYDGLAFHRVVRDPQPFVVQGGDPQSKDPKFPSARLGTGGFIDPATSKERMIPLEIKPKGAEQPIYSKTLESARIKAAPVLSHTRGAVAMARSQFPDSASSQFYFALADLAFLDGSYAVFGYVTDGMDVVDQIKQGDRIESAKVTQGLENLKN, encoded by the coding sequence ATGGCAAATTCACCCCAATTAAACGGAAAAGCAACGGTAGTAATGACGGTCAACGGATCGCCGATTACGATTGAAATTGATGGGACTAATGCCCCGATTACCGCCGGAAACTTTGTCGATCTTGTTAATAAAGGGGTTTATGATGGTCTGGCTTTTCATCGGGTTGTCCGTGACCCCCAACCCTTCGTTGTTCAAGGCGGCGATCCTCAAAGTAAAGATCCTAAATTTCCTAGTGCTAGATTAGGTACGGGCGGATTTATTGATCCGGCTACTTCTAAAGAACGGATGATCCCCTTAGAAATTAAGCCCAAAGGGGCAGAACAGCCTATTTATAGTAAAACGTTGGAAAGCGCTCGCATTAAAGCAGCACCCGTTTTATCCCACACTCGCGGGGCAGTGGCAATGGCCCGTTCTCAATTCCCAGATTCCGCTTCCTCTCAATTCTATTTTGCGTTGGCGGATTTAGCCTTTCTCGATGGTAGTTATGCCGTTTTTGGTTATGTTACGGATGGGATGGATGTTGTCGATCAAATTAAACAAGGCGATCGCATTGAGTCTGCTAAAGTGACCCAAGGGTTAGAAAACCTGAAAAATTAA
- a CDS encoding photosystem I assembly protein Ycf4, giving the protein MSTQTKTTTSQILYKKVTGSRRFSNYWWASVITIGGTGFLLSGISSYLKVNLLPFADPTQLIFIPQGIVMGLYGAAALLLALYLWLVILGDLGGGYNEFNRETGKVNIFRWGFPGKNRKVEFNCNINQVQSVRVDIKDGLNPRRALYLKLKDRREIPLTRVGQPLPLSDVENQGAELAKFLQVPLEGL; this is encoded by the coding sequence ATGAGTACCCAAACAAAGACCACAACGAGTCAAATCCTTTATAAGAAAGTTACGGGTTCCCGTCGCTTCAGTAACTACTGGTGGGCCAGTGTGATCACGATTGGTGGCACCGGTTTTCTCTTATCCGGTATTTCTAGCTATTTGAAAGTTAATCTTTTACCCTTCGCCGATCCGACCCAACTGATTTTTATCCCTCAAGGTATTGTCATGGGTCTATATGGAGCCGCAGCTTTGTTACTAGCTTTATATTTATGGTTAGTGATTCTGGGGGACTTAGGCGGCGGATACAATGAATTTAATCGGGAAACGGGGAAAGTTAATATTTTCCGATGGGGTTTTCCGGGCAAAAACCGCAAAGTTGAATTCAATTGCAACATCAATCAGGTTCAATCGGTTCGGGTAGATATCAAAGATGGTCTCAACCCCCGTCGAGCTTTGTATCTCAAACTTAAAGACCGTCGGGAAATCCCCTTAACCCGTGTCGGCCAACCTCTACCACTGTCTGATGTGGAAAACCAAGGGGCAGAATTAGCTAAATTTTTACAAGTCCCCTTAGAAGGGCTTTAG
- the psbD gene encoding photosystem II D2 protein (photosystem q(a) protein) has translation MTIAVERPQVERGWFDVLDDWLKRDRFVFVGWSGVLLFPCAYLALGGWLTGTTFVTSWYTHGLASSYLEGCNFLTAAVSTPANSLGHSLLFLWGPEAQWDFTRWCQLGGLWTFVALHGAFALIGFCLRQLEIARLVGIRPYNAIAFTGPIAVFVSVFLMYPLGQSGWFFGPSFGVAGIFRFILFLQGFHNWTLNPFHMMGVAGILGGALLCAIHGATVENTLFEDGDKANTFRAFEPTQSEETYSMVTANRFWSQIFGIAFSNKRWLHFFMLFVPVTGLWMSSIGIVGLALNLRAYDFVSQELRAAEDPEFETFYTKNILLNEGLRAWMAPSDQPHENFIFPEEVLPRGNAL, from the coding sequence ATGACTATAGCAGTCGAACGGCCGCAAGTTGAGAGAGGATGGTTTGACGTCCTCGATGACTGGCTAAAACGCGATCGCTTCGTCTTCGTGGGTTGGTCAGGAGTTCTGTTGTTCCCCTGTGCTTACCTAGCTCTTGGTGGCTGGTTAACCGGAACAACCTTTGTGACTTCCTGGTACACCCACGGTTTAGCAAGCTCTTATTTAGAAGGCTGTAACTTCTTAACAGCCGCCGTTAGTACCCCCGCCAACAGCTTAGGACATTCCTTGCTGTTTCTCTGGGGGCCTGAAGCTCAGTGGGACTTTACCCGTTGGTGTCAACTGGGCGGTCTGTGGACATTTGTAGCTCTACACGGTGCTTTCGCGCTGATCGGCTTTTGTCTGCGTCAGTTGGAAATTGCTCGTTTAGTGGGCATTCGTCCTTACAACGCCATTGCCTTTACTGGGCCGATTGCGGTATTTGTCAGTGTGTTTCTGATGTACCCCTTGGGTCAGTCGGGCTGGTTCTTTGGCCCTAGCTTTGGGGTGGCGGGGATCTTCCGTTTCATCCTGTTCCTGCAAGGCTTCCATAACTGGACGCTGAACCCCTTCCACATGATGGGAGTGGCTGGAATTCTGGGTGGTGCGCTGTTGTGCGCCATTCACGGAGCGACGGTAGAAAATACCCTGTTTGAAGATGGCGACAAAGCCAATACCTTCCGGGCTTTTGAACCGACTCAATCGGAAGAAACCTATTCGATGGTGACCGCCAACCGTTTTTGGTCACAAATTTTCGGGATTGCTTTTTCTAACAAACGTTGGTTACACTTCTTCATGTTATTCGTGCCTGTCACGGGTCTGTGGATGAGTTCTATCGGCATTGTTGGTTTGGCTCTAAACCTACGCGCTTATGATTTCGTCTCCCAAGAATTACGGGCAGCCGAAGATCCTGAATTTGAAACGTTCTATACCAAGAACATTCTGTTAAATGAAGGTCTGCGGGCTTGGATGGCGCCTTCGGATCAACCCCACGAAAACTTTATTTTCCCTGAGGAGGTATTACCGCGTGGTAACGCTCTCTAA
- the psbC gene encoding photosystem II reaction center protein CP43 translates to MVTLSNTSYIGGRDQDSTGFAWWAGNARLINLSGKLLGAHVAHAGLIVFWAGAMTLFEVAHFIPEKPMYEQGAILIPHMATLGWGVGPGGEVIDVFPYFVIGVLHLISSAVLGLGGIYHAVRGPEVLEEYSSFFGYDWKDKNQMTNIIGYHLILLGLGAFLLVFKAMSFGGVYDTWAPGGGDVRIITNPTLNPGAIFGYLTKAPFGGEGWIIGVDNMEDIIGGHIWIGLICIAGGIWHILTKPFGWARRAFIWSGEAYLSYSLGALSLMGFIAASYVWFNNTAYPSEFYGPTNAESSQAQSFVFLVRDQKLGANIGSAQGPTGLGKYLMRSPTGEIIFGGETMRFWDFRGPWLEPLRGPNGLDLNKLKNDIQPWQIRRASEYMTHAPNGSINSVGGIITEAQGFNYVNPRAWLAGFHFIVGFFFLVGHLWHAGRARAAVAGFEKGIDRESEAVLSMPSLD, encoded by the coding sequence GTGGTAACGCTCTCTAATACTTCTTATATCGGCGGCCGTGACCAAGATTCCACTGGATTTGCTTGGTGGGCGGGTAACGCTCGTCTGATTAATTTGTCTGGTAAATTGCTGGGCGCACACGTTGCTCACGCTGGTTTGATCGTGTTCTGGGCTGGGGCAATGACCCTATTTGAAGTGGCTCACTTCATTCCTGAAAAGCCCATGTATGAACAAGGCGCGATCCTGATCCCCCACATGGCGACCCTCGGATGGGGTGTTGGCCCTGGTGGTGAAGTGATTGATGTCTTCCCCTATTTTGTGATTGGGGTTCTGCACTTAATCTCCTCTGCGGTTCTGGGTTTAGGCGGCATCTATCACGCCGTTCGTGGGCCTGAAGTCTTAGAAGAATATTCTTCCTTCTTTGGCTACGACTGGAAAGACAAAAACCAAATGACCAATATTATCGGGTATCACCTGATTCTGTTAGGTCTGGGTGCTTTCCTGCTCGTGTTCAAAGCCATGTCCTTTGGCGGTGTCTATGACACTTGGGCACCCGGTGGTGGTGATGTTCGCATCATTACCAACCCTACCCTCAACCCAGGAGCGATCTTTGGTTATCTAACTAAAGCTCCCTTTGGTGGAGAAGGTTGGATCATCGGTGTTGACAACATGGAAGACATCATCGGTGGTCACATCTGGATTGGTCTGATCTGCATTGCTGGCGGTATCTGGCACATCCTCACCAAACCGTTTGGTTGGGCGCGTCGGGCTTTCATCTGGTCTGGAGAAGCTTATCTGTCCTACAGTTTAGGCGCTCTGTCCCTGATGGGCTTTATCGCCGCTTCTTATGTTTGGTTCAATAACACCGCTTATCCGAGCGAGTTCTACGGCCCCACAAACGCTGAATCTTCTCAGGCTCAGTCCTTTGTGTTCTTAGTCCGTGACCAAAAACTCGGTGCAAATATCGGTTCGGCTCAAGGCCCGACAGGTCTGGGTAAATACCTGATGCGTTCTCCGACGGGAGAAATCATCTTTGGTGGTGAAACCATGCGCTTCTGGGATTTCCGTGGCCCTTGGTTAGAGCCACTGCGGGGCCCCAACGGTCTTGATCTCAACAAACTGAAAAACGATATCCAACCTTGGCAAATTCGTCGCGCTTCTGAGTACATGACTCACGCTCCTAACGGTTCTATTAACTCCGTGGGCGGGATCATTACCGAAGCTCAAGGGTTTAACTATGTTAACCCCCGTGCTTGGTTGGCTGGTTTCCACTTCATCGTGGGCTTCTTCTTCTTGGTTGGTCACTTATGGCACGCAGGTCGCGCTCGTGCTGCGGTGGCTGGTTTTGAGAAAGGCATTGACCGGGAATCGGAAGCTGTACTTTCTATGCCTAGCTTAGACTAA